A window from Alkalicoccobacillus plakortidis encodes these proteins:
- a CDS encoding ABC transporter ATP-binding protein, translated as MENVIELHKVNKKFKKFEIKDFSLNVKKGFVTGFIGANGAGKSTTLKMIMNILQPDSGEIRIFGDSYQKSEKTIKDRIGIVYDDNVFYEQLTLKEMRDIIAPSYSKWDESQFMKYIEQFEIPLKSKTKTFSKGMKMKASLAFALSHHAELIIMDEPTAGLDPVFRRELLNILNDLMQDGDKTIFFSSHITTDLDRIADNISFIHDGQHVFSKEFDAIEEDYALVKGPLSSLNQNIEQKFLSIRKTSSGFEGLTNNVNHLIVEFSNDKVSVEKASLEDIIYYTKRGKKNA; from the coding sequence ATGGAAAATGTAATAGAACTGCATAAGGTGAATAAGAAGTTCAAAAAGTTCGAGATCAAAGATTTTTCGCTAAATGTTAAAAAAGGATTTGTAACAGGTTTTATTGGTGCAAACGGTGCGGGTAAGTCAACGACGTTAAAAATGATTATGAATATCTTACAACCAGACAGTGGAGAGATTAGAATTTTCGGCGATAGTTATCAAAAGTCGGAAAAAACAATAAAAGATCGTATCGGTATTGTGTATGATGACAATGTATTTTACGAACAACTCACACTCAAGGAAATGAGAGATATTATCGCGCCATCATATTCAAAATGGGATGAATCACAATTTATGAAGTATATTGAACAATTCGAGATTCCTTTAAAGTCTAAAACAAAAACATTTTCAAAAGGAATGAAAATGAAAGCATCTTTAGCTTTTGCCCTATCCCATCATGCAGAGCTAATTATCATGGATGAACCAACTGCTGGTTTAGATCCCGTTTTTAGACGCGAACTTTTAAACATCTTGAATGATCTAATGCAAGATGGTGATAAAACCATCTTCTTCTCTTCTCATATTACAACGGACCTAGACAGAATTGCAGACAATATCTCTTTTATTCATGATGGACAGCACGTTTTTTCTAAAGAATTCGACGCAATTGAAGAAGATTATGCCTTGGTTAAGGGGCCATTGAGTTCCTTAAATCAAAATATTGAACAGAAATTCTTATCTATTAGAAAAACTAGCTCTGGTTTTGAGGGGTTAACAAATAATGTAAACCACCTGATAGTTGAGTTTTCAAATGATAAAGTTTCAGTTGAAAAGGCAAGCCTAGAAGATATCATATACTATACGAAAAGAGGTAAAAAGAATGCTTAA
- a CDS encoding ABC-2 transporter permease, whose protein sequence is MLNLIKKDFILQKNLMFVYLIVLALFLSSDFNFSFVIALVSTLILFNSQYYDEKEKAHILINSLPYTRKEIVSSKYIGGLLFTLCLIPIGYVGTFFLGDTVLSSPVRSIIMGFLIVMVVSSFFLPFFYKFTQQYLLIAFSILLALSFFLYSKLSQFIAKHFGEFIAFYEGINDGVLLGSIAAIAISCYALSWMLSIKIYQRKAF, encoded by the coding sequence ATGCTTAATTTAATTAAAAAGGACTTCATCTTACAAAAGAATTTAATGTTTGTGTACCTGATCGTGTTAGCGCTTTTCCTGTCTTCTGATTTTAATTTTAGCTTTGTGATTGCTTTGGTAAGCACGTTGATTCTGTTTAATTCTCAATATTATGATGAGAAAGAGAAAGCTCATATTTTAATTAATTCCTTACCTTATACTCGGAAGGAAATAGTTAGTTCTAAATATATTGGTGGCCTGCTATTCACGCTTTGTTTGATTCCGATTGGATATGTTGGAACTTTCTTTTTAGGCGATACTGTATTAAGTTCTCCAGTACGCAGCATCATTATGGGATTCCTCATAGTTATGGTAGTGTCATCTTTCTTCCTACCATTCTTCTATAAGTTCACACAGCAGTACTTGTTAATTGCATTTTCAATTTTGCTAGCACTATCCTTCTTTCTCTACTCAAAGTTATCTCAATTCATTGCAAAGCACTTTGGTGAGTTTATAGCGTTTTATGAAGGTATAAACGATGGTGTGTTGCTTGGCAGTATAGCTGCCATTGCAATCAGTTGCTATGCATTATCTTGGATGCTTTCAATTAAAATTTATCAAAGAAAAGCTTTTTAA
- a CDS encoding helix-turn-helix domain-containing protein — protein sequence MEIGERIRQIRIHQGLTQTELIKDICSNTYISKIESGKTKPSYSFILKVAKVLNVEPEFLINMDATDVEPDIQRVYESYLQTKKISSQDLSFLKLHAKENHSNSTLVKIYYVLIAYHNKTSIKESAPYVEQAKNIISQNVDILIDGEDELSHYFNSLSNYFFYTRNYSEALLYADLHVRALRQEEGSLKEGKAYFNLAMIRTKIDEDLELARIYSKKALYIFKKEDFKQGIANALSELAIQYHRNKLYDKSIAMLDALRTFTEDFKKDYYAPILDYNYGRVYQKLGRFSQATEYYFNSIKLDKLIGEENTIYAIKCLAEMSIEQKNWEEANDYLKKGFSLTNTFHLPNMHIHLLHLRSQIYKTRFDFPSYEKEMQQAVNLAQEGNYPLLIKEISIELADHYNEARAYKMAAKYYKIALS from the coding sequence TTGGAGATAGGGGAAAGAATACGCCAAATACGCATTCATCAGGGGTTAACCCAAACTGAATTAATTAAGGACATCTGTTCGAATACATATATTAGTAAAATAGAGAGCGGTAAAACGAAACCATCTTATTCATTTATTTTAAAAGTTGCAAAGGTTTTGAACGTAGAGCCTGAATTCTTGATTAATATGGACGCCACAGACGTAGAACCTGATATACAAAGGGTTTATGAAAGCTACCTCCAAACAAAAAAAATAAGCTCACAGGATCTCTCCTTTCTAAAGTTACATGCAAAGGAAAACCATTCGAACTCCACGTTAGTCAAAATATATTATGTATTAATCGCTTATCACAACAAAACTAGTATTAAAGAATCAGCACCATATGTAGAGCAAGCTAAGAACATTATTTCTCAAAATGTTGATATCCTTATAGATGGCGAAGACGAATTATCCCACTACTTTAATAGCCTTTCGAATTACTTTTTTTATACTAGAAATTATTCCGAGGCTTTGTTATACGCTGATCTACATGTTAGAGCGTTAAGACAAGAAGAAGGAAGTCTAAAAGAAGGAAAAGCCTATTTCAATCTGGCTATGATTCGAACAAAAATTGATGAGGATTTAGAACTTGCAAGAATTTATAGCAAAAAAGCACTGTATATTTTTAAAAAAGAAGATTTCAAACAAGGAATTGCAAATGCGCTCTCAGAATTAGCAATTCAATATCATCGAAATAAATTATATGATAAATCAATTGCTATGCTAGATGCACTGCGTACCTTCACAGAAGACTTCAAAAAAGACTATTATGCCCCTATCTTGGATTATAATTATGGTAGAGTGTATCAAAAATTAGGGAGATTTAGTCAGGCTACTGAATATTATTTCAATAGTATAAAATTAGATAAGTTAATAGGTGAAGAAAATACAATTTATGCTATTAAGTGTTTAGCAGAAATGAGTATTGAACAGAAAAACTGGGAAGAAGCTAATGATTATTTGAAGAAAGGATTTTCATTAACTAATACGTTTCACTTACCGAATATGCATATTCATCTTTTACACTTAAGATCACAAATATACAAAACACGTTTTGATTTCCCTTCCTATGAAAAAGAGATGCAACAAGCTGTAAATTTAGCTCAAGAAGGCAATTATCCCTTACTGATTAAAGAAATCAGTATAGAGCTCGCCGATCATTATAATGAAGCTCGCGC